From a region of the Borrelia sp. A-FGy1 genome:
- a CDS encoding plasmid maintenance protein, whose protein sequence is MIYKINKFFKYSTRNKEALLRRIINKSKETLVHVSSITIEQVKSRVSRTLNQIDRVEKICWAIETKVREYHESGRLKHYSACDIHRMVNSIFTKKDARKPYATSTLKADIRALKGLGLIYAFVQPLGKGKGGFSFYSINYKKWKDYKAIIRKYYEDRLIADLADKRIKGIFIEKIRNLEYEAEENLKTRNEQPEEKKLSNDYLQNIPLLSYDKISLLKYKNSKKSILKKQKKEKQRSDNSASKAGMAKKRSGNKISYKKTYEEYMECRLKSVYKVDKDKIAKIRCNSGNINTYRNALRNLEVGITAYAGDYLVEHITEHFTKEFVDKYKDKIWMMNPNTEKVNDFSLIWGRFTDKYMNKYKQQEIVGRITYSDGYGNVSEVDKNGRFTNSKVKSMKMLLDEFRENIDKGSVYDGVGFGDVKKKNILLENQSSRRYVG, encoded by the coding sequence ATGATATACAAAATCAATAAATTTTTCAAGTACTCAACAAGAAATAAGGAAGCCTTATTACGAAGAATAATAAACAAAAGCAAAGAAACTTTAGTTCATGTTTCTTCAATTACAATAGAGCAAGTAAAATCACGTGTATCTCGCACTCTAAATCAGATTGATAGAGTAGAAAAGATTTGCTGGGCTATTGAAACTAAGGTAAGAGAATACCATGAATCAGGAAGACTGAAGCACTATTCAGCATGTGATATTCATAGAATGGTAAACTCAATCTTTACTAAAAAAGATGCTAGAAAACCATATGCTACTAGTACACTAAAGGCAGACATTAGAGCTCTTAAGGGATTGGGTCTTATTTATGCATTTGTTCAGCCCTTAGGAAAAGGAAAAGGTGGATTTTCATTCTATAGTATAAACTACAAAAAATGGAAAGATTATAAAGCAATAATTAGAAAATATTATGAAGACAGACTTATTGCTGATTTAGCAGATAAGAGAATAAAAGGTATCTTTATAGAAAAAATTAGAAACTTAGAGTATGAAGCAGAAGAAAATCTTAAGACAAGAAATGAACAACCTGAAGAAAAGAAATTGTCAAATGACTACCTACAAAATATCCCCCTTTTATCTTACGATAAAATAAGTTTACTTAAGTATAAGAATTCTAAGAAGTCTATTTTGAAAAAACAAAAAAAAGAGAAGCAAAGATCAGATAATAGTGCTTCTAAAGCAGGGATGGCTAAGAAAAGATCAGGAAACAAGATTTCTTACAAGAAAACATATGAAGAATACATGGAATGCAGGCTCAAGAGTGTTTATAAGGTGGATAAAGATAAAATAGCTAAAATAAGGTGCAATAGTGGAAACATAAATACATATAGAAACGCTTTGCGTAACTTGGAAGTAGGGATAACAGCTTATGCTGGTGATTATTTAGTAGAGCATATAACAGAACATTTTACAAAAGAATTCGTTGATAAGTACAAAGATAAAATATGGATGATGAATCCTAATACAGAAAAGGTAAATGACTTTAGTCTGATTTGGGGCAGATTCACTGATAAATACATGAATAAATATAAGCAACAAGAGATTGTGGGAAGAATAACATACTCTGATGGATATGGAAATGTAAGTGAAGTTGATAAGAATGGAAGATTTACAAATAGTAAAGTAAAATCAATGAAAATGTTACTAGATGAGTTCAGGGAAAATATAGATAAGGGTAGTGTTTACGATGGAGTTGGATTTGGAGATGTTAAGAAGAAAAATATATTGCTTGAAAATCAAAGTTCACGTAGGTACGTAGGGTGA